Proteins encoded together in one Impatiens glandulifera chromosome 1, dImpGla2.1, whole genome shotgun sequence window:
- the LOC124922483 gene encoding cyclin-D4-1-like — MADGIIDSKSSDLPNEQFDDQTHVNHRHQHNLIKRNRSETPAATVGLLPSLSEEDFISMMETEKEHLPREDYLSRLKNGNLDMAIRKEALDWISKAQSYYKFGPFSICLSMNYFDRFLSMYELPSGKSWAIQLLAVACLSIAAKMEETTIPLIVDLQVGEPKFVFEGKTIQRMELLVMNTLKWRMKAYTPCSFIDFFLRIMKEDQEFINFDPMISKSLDIILTITKGIDFLEFRPSEIAGAVALFVLRETTQGETTLNLSCLLDKERVLKCLEVIMKDLKMKSWSSSSSYWSSMVGEIMRSPNGVLEVTCLSHKSDDTTNYSNSHKCHKRQ; from the exons ATGGCAGACGGCATCATTGACTCTAAGTCCTCAGATTTACCCAATGAACAATTTGATGATCAAACTCATGTCAATCATAGACATCAACACAATCTCATTAAAAGGAATAGATCGGAAACCCCGGCCGCCACCGTCGGTTTGCTGCCGTCGTTGAGTGAAGAAGATTTCATCTCGATGATGGAAACAGAGAAAGAACATTTGCCAAGAGAAGATTATCTCTCTAGACTGAAAAATGGTAATCTAGATATGGCCATTAGAAAGGAAGCTCTTGATTGGATTTCAAAG GCTCAATCTTATTATAAATTCGGTCCTTTCAGCATTTGTTTGTCAATGAATTACTTTGACAGATTCCTTTCTATGTATGAACTGCCT AGTGGAAAAAGTTGGGCAATTCAACTGTTAGCTGTAGCTTGTTTGTCAATTGCTGCCAAAATGGAGGAGACCACCATTCCTCTCATTGTAGATTTACAG gTTGGAGAACCAAAGTTTGTATTTGAAGGAAAGACAATACAAAGAATGGAGCTTTTGGTGATGAACACTTTGAAGTGGAGAATGAAGGCTTATACACCATGTTCATTCATTGATTTCTTTCTTAGAATTATGAAAGAAGATcaagaatttattaattttgatccTATGATCTCTAAATCACTTGACATTATCTTAACCATAACTAAAg GTATTGATTTCTTAGAATTCAGACCTTCCGAAATTGCGGGGGCAGTCGCATTGTTTGTTTTACGAGAAACAACACAAGGAGAAACAACTTTAAATTTATCGTGTCTACTAGACAAG GAAAGGGTGTTGAAGTGTTTAGAAGTGATCATGAAGGATTTGAAGATGAAAAGTTGgtcgtcttcttcttcatattgGTCATCAATGGTGGGTGAGATAATGAGGAGCCCAAATGGGGTGTTAGAAGTGACATGCTTGAGCCATAAAAGTGATGATACAACTAATTATTCTAATTCTCACAAGTGTCACAAACGGCAATAA